A portion of the Streptomyces sp. NBC_00376 genome contains these proteins:
- the thpD gene encoding ectoine hydroxylase → MTTAGRTDLYPTRGSAEMTTPRQDPVIWSPPGTPGPVAVRDLQGFERDGFLTVDQLITPDEVAAYHCELERLIADPEVRADERSIIEPKSQKVRSVFEVHRISEVFARLVEDERVVGRARQILGSDVYVHQSRINVKPGFGASGFYWHSDFETWHAEDGLPNMRAVSVSIALTENHDTNGGLMIMPGSHKSFLGCAGETPRDNYKKSLKMQDAGTPSDEALTKLADRHGIKLFTGRAGSATWFDCNCMHGSGDNITPYPRSNVFIVFNSVENAAEEPFAAPARRPEFIGARDFTPVR, encoded by the coding sequence ATGACCACCGCCGGACGCACCGACCTCTACCCCACGCGCGGCTCCGCCGAGATGACCACCCCCCGCCAGGACCCGGTGATCTGGTCCCCGCCCGGCACCCCCGGCCCGGTGGCGGTGCGGGACCTCCAGGGCTTCGAGCGCGACGGCTTCCTCACCGTCGACCAGCTGATCACCCCCGACGAGGTCGCCGCCTACCACTGCGAACTGGAACGGCTGATCGCCGATCCGGAGGTGCGGGCCGACGAGCGCTCGATCATCGAGCCGAAGTCGCAGAAGGTACGGTCGGTCTTCGAGGTCCACCGGATCAGCGAGGTCTTCGCCCGGCTGGTCGAGGACGAGCGGGTGGTGGGCCGGGCCCGGCAGATCCTCGGCTCGGACGTGTACGTCCACCAGTCCCGGATCAACGTCAAGCCGGGCTTCGGAGCCTCGGGGTTCTACTGGCACTCGGACTTCGAGACCTGGCACGCCGAGGACGGGCTGCCGAACATGCGGGCGGTGTCCGTGTCGATCGCGCTGACGGAGAATCACGACACCAACGGCGGGCTGATGATCATGCCCGGTTCGCACAAGTCGTTCCTCGGCTGCGCGGGCGAGACGCCCAGGGACAACTACAAGAAGTCCCTGAAGATGCAGGACGCCGGAACCCCGTCCGACGAGGCCCTGACGAAGCTGGCCGACCGGCACGGCATCAAGCTCTTCACGGGCCGGGCGGGTTCGGCGACCTGGTTCGACTGCAACTGCATGCACGGCTCGGGCGACAACATCACCCCGTACCCGCGCAGCAATGTCTTCATCGTCTTCAACAGCGTGGAGAACGCCGCCGAGGAGCCGTTCGCGGCACCGGCGCGGCGCCCGGAGTTCATCGGGGCGAGGGACTTCACCCCGGTGCGATGA
- the ectB gene encoding diaminobutyrate--2-oxoglutarate transaminase has translation MTITPPALSVFETLESEVRSYCRGWPAVFDRAQGARLTDEDGHSYLDFFAGAGSLNYGHNNPVLKRALIDYIERDGITHGLDMATTAKRTFLESFQNNVLRPRDLPYKVMFPGPTGTNAVEAALKLARKVKGRESIVSFTNAFHGMSLGSLAVTGNAFKRAGAGIPLVHGTPMPFDNYLDGKVPDFLWFERLLEDQGSGLNKPAAVIVETVQGEGGINVARPEWLRALADLCHRRDMLLIVDDIQMGCGRTGSFFSFEEAGIVPDIVTLSKSISGYGLPMSLCLFNPELDIWGPGEHNGTFRGNNPAFVTAAAALDAYWADGQMEKQTLVRGEQIEQALLPICDEHSALGTRYRGRGLVWGLEFTDEARAAAICARAFELGLLVETSGPRSEVVKLLPPLIITPDELDEGLRTLARAIRDTV, from the coding sequence GTGACCATCACCCCGCCCGCGCTGAGTGTCTTCGAGACCCTGGAGTCGGAGGTACGGAGCTACTGCCGCGGCTGGCCCGCCGTGTTCGACCGTGCGCAGGGCGCCCGGCTGACCGACGAGGACGGCCACAGCTACCTCGACTTCTTCGCCGGCGCGGGGTCGCTCAACTACGGGCACAACAACCCGGTGCTGAAACGTGCCCTGATCGACTACATCGAGCGCGACGGCATCACCCACGGCCTGGACATGGCCACCACGGCCAAGCGGACCTTCCTGGAGTCCTTCCAGAACAACGTGTTGCGCCCGCGCGATCTCCCGTACAAGGTGATGTTCCCCGGGCCGACGGGCACCAACGCGGTCGAGGCGGCGCTGAAACTGGCCCGCAAGGTGAAGGGGCGCGAGTCCATCGTGTCCTTCACCAACGCCTTCCACGGCATGTCGCTCGGCTCGCTCGCCGTCACCGGCAACGCCTTCAAGCGGGCCGGCGCCGGCATCCCGCTCGTGCACGGCACCCCGATGCCGTTCGACAACTACCTCGACGGCAAGGTGCCCGACTTCCTCTGGTTCGAACGGCTCCTGGAGGACCAGGGCTCCGGGCTGAACAAGCCCGCCGCCGTGATCGTCGAGACGGTGCAGGGCGAGGGCGGCATCAACGTGGCGCGCCCCGAGTGGCTGCGGGCGCTGGCCGACCTGTGCCACCGCCGCGACATGCTCCTGATCGTCGACGACATCCAGATGGGCTGCGGACGCACCGGGTCGTTCTTCTCGTTCGAGGAGGCCGGCATCGTCCCCGACATCGTGACCCTGTCGAAGTCCATCAGCGGCTACGGACTGCCCATGTCCCTCTGCCTGTTCAACCCGGAGCTGGACATCTGGGGGCCGGGCGAGCACAACGGCACCTTCCGCGGCAACAACCCGGCGTTCGTCACGGCCGCCGCCGCGCTGGACGCCTACTGGGCGGACGGCCAGATGGAAAAGCAGACCCTGGTCCGGGGTGAGCAGATCGAGCAGGCGCTGCTCCCGATCTGCGACGAACACTCCGCTCTCGGCACGCGGTACCGGGGCCGCGGCCTGGTCTGGGGCCTGGAGTTCACGGACGAGGCACGCGCCGCCGCGATCTGCGCCCGCGCCTTCGAACTGGGGCTGCTGGTGGAGACCTCCGGCCCGCGCAGCGAGGTCGTGAAGCTGCTGCCGCCGCTGATCATCACCCCCGACGAGCTGGACGAGGGTCTGCGCACACTGGCCCGCGCGATCCGCGACACCGTCTGA
- a CDS encoding VOC family protein codes for MTSLVRHITIDCSDPYGLARFWSEVLDAPVSDQDAPGDPEVLVEAPGAALLFIRVPEPRNGKTRVHLDIQPQDRTRDEEVERLLGLGATLVADHRKPNGRGWATLGDPEGNEFCVECGAAERAALTGTRLPVTADDVTTAVRLAIDALRESPVDKWHSPAGSLEWTCWETAEHLGDDLFSYAAQLGPQRPSVDAYVPYRWSADREGGPMNAVFADRSAGTAGLFLTLEACGALLASMVRTTPPGIRSYHSYGVSDPEGFAAMGIVETLVHTHDIAASLGAGWTPPAGLCDRVLARLFPDAPKDADRWAVLLWATGRGELPGRPRVTSWKWRSAPLDESGQE; via the coding sequence ATGACCTCACTCGTACGTCACATCACCATCGACTGCTCCGACCCCTACGGACTCGCCCGCTTCTGGTCCGAGGTGCTCGACGCCCCGGTCTCCGACCAGGACGCCCCCGGTGACCCCGAGGTGCTCGTCGAGGCTCCCGGTGCCGCGCTGCTCTTCATCCGGGTACCGGAACCCAGGAACGGCAAGACCCGCGTCCACCTGGACATTCAGCCGCAGGACCGGACCCGCGACGAGGAGGTCGAGCGGCTGCTCGGCCTGGGCGCCACTCTCGTCGCCGACCACCGCAAACCGAACGGGCGGGGCTGGGCGACGCTCGGCGACCCCGAGGGCAACGAGTTCTGCGTCGAGTGCGGTGCGGCGGAACGGGCGGCCCTGACCGGGACCCGGCTGCCGGTCACCGCGGACGACGTGACCACCGCGGTACGGCTCGCGATCGACGCGCTCCGGGAGTCCCCGGTGGACAAGTGGCACTCTCCGGCGGGGTCGCTGGAGTGGACCTGCTGGGAGACCGCCGAGCATCTGGGCGACGACCTCTTCAGCTACGCGGCCCAACTGGGCCCGCAGCGGCCGTCGGTGGACGCGTACGTCCCGTACCGCTGGAGCGCCGACCGCGAGGGCGGTCCGATGAACGCGGTCTTCGCGGACCGGTCGGCCGGAACCGCCGGGCTGTTCCTGACCCTGGAGGCCTGCGGCGCGCTGCTCGCCTCGATGGTGCGGACGACTCCGCCCGGGATCCGCTCGTACCACTCCTACGGGGTGTCCGACCCGGAGGGCTTCGCCGCGATGGGCATCGTGGAGACCCTGGTCCACACGCACGACATCGCCGCGAGCCTGGGGGCCGGCTGGACCCCGCCCGCCGGCCTCTGCGACCGGGTGCTGGCCCGGCTGTTCCCGGACGCCCCGAAGGACGCCGACCGGTGGGCCGTACTGCTCTGGGCCACCGGCCGCGGCGAACTGCCCGGCCGCCCCCGCGTCACCTCGTGGAAGTGGCGCAGCGCACCGCTGGACGAGTCCGGCCAGGAGTGA
- a CDS encoding ectoine synthase encodes MIVRSFSDIENTDRHVKAASGTWESKRIVLAQEKVGFSLHETTMYAGTETSMWYANHIEAVLCVEGEAELTNDETGEKHWITPGTMYLLNGHEHHTMRPKTDFRCVCVFNPPVTGREEHDENGVYPLLTEEG; translated from the coding sequence GTGATCGTCCGATCGTTCAGCGACATCGAGAACACCGACCGGCATGTGAAGGCCGCTTCCGGCACCTGGGAGAGCAAGCGCATCGTGCTCGCGCAGGAGAAGGTGGGCTTCTCCCTCCACGAGACCACGATGTACGCGGGCACGGAGACGTCGATGTGGTACGCGAACCACATCGAGGCCGTCCTGTGCGTCGAGGGCGAGGCCGAACTCACCAACGACGAGACCGGCGAGAAGCACTGGATCACCCCCGGCACGATGTATCTGCTGAACGGCCATGAACACCACACCATGCGGCCGAAGACCGACTTCCGCTGCGTCTGCGTCTTCAACCCGCCGGTCACCGGGCGGGAGGAACACGACGAGAACGGTGTCTACCCGCTGCTGACCGAGGAGGGCTGA